From Brassica oleracea var. oleracea cultivar TO1000 chromosome C3, BOL, whole genome shotgun sequence, a single genomic window includes:
- the LOC106330784 gene encoding uncharacterized protein At4g04775-like, whose protein sequence is MVSPQDVGVARRKTENHLFKWIDEALIDKIWMVDAKHERVAQEITKFEERVMEKVKSEIVRVEAEMSEKLEEKVNLEIARVEQEMKQKLKIVTVAMVVVGEIVGIWTSLTV, encoded by the exons ATGGTGAGCCCACAAGATGTTGGTGTGGCGAGG AGAAAAACTGAGAATCATCTATTTAAATGGATTGATGAAGCTTTGATTGACAAGATATGGATGGTAGATGCGAAACATGAGAGAGTTGCTCAAGAGATTACGAAGTTTGAAGAAAGGGTTATGGAAAAAGTGAAGTCCGAGATTGTTAGAGTTGAAGCTGAGATGTCGGAAAAGCTCGAAGAGAAGGTGAACTTGGAGATTGCTAGAGTTGAACAGGAGATGAAACAAAAGCTAAAGATTGTGACGGTGGCTATGGTTGTTGTGGGAGAAATCGTAGGAATATGGACTTCTCTTACTGTCTGA
- the LOC106334919 gene encoding receptor-like protein kinase HERK 1 translates to MGVEKLGTLIFVSTITCLICICHGFTPQDNYLINCGSPANSTLMDRVFMSDKLASNLLTSSSKPEILASQSNSSDVYQTARVFTGVATYKFSVVARGRHWVRLHFNPFNYQNYQMGSAKFAVSTQTHVLLSDYTVNGSKVVKEYSLNVGTDDLVLTFTPSASSFAFVNAIEVISVPDALIASSPAPRLVGGSGMFQQSLSTQAFETIHRLNMGGSLVTPNNDTLTRTWQPDSDFLLSKNLANTVSKILSVKFVPGFATEDTAPSTVYGTCTEMNSSGDPTSNFNVTWEFDVDPGFQYYLRFHFCDIVSVALNQLYFNVYVDSMLAVMDVDLSTYVNTLAGAYNMDFVTPSPKGTNKIRVSIGPSNVHTDYPDGIVNGLEIMKMNNSRGQLSTGTFVPGSTSSGTKQKSVGLIVGATIGPLLALVLLGGCFVLCKKRKRGQDGHSKTWMPFSINGMSVGSKVSYGTTLTSITTNANYRIPFATVKDATNNFDESRNIGVGGFGKVYKGELNDGTKVAVKRGNPKSQQGLAEFRTEIEMLSQFRHRHLVSLIGYCDENSEMILVYEYMENGTVKSHLYGSGLPSLTWKQRLEICIGAARGLHYLHTGDSKPVIHRDVKSANILLDENFMAKVADFGLSKTGPELDQTHVSTAVKGSFGYLDPEYFRRQQLTEKSDVYSFGVVLFEVLCARPVIDPTLPREMVNLAEWAMKWQKKGQLDQIIDQSLRGNIRPDSLRKFAETGEKCLADYGVDRPSMGDVLWNLEYALQLQEAVIDGEPEDNSTNMIGELPPQINNFSQGDTSVNVPGTTGLFEESSIDDLSGVSMSKVFSQLVKSEGR, encoded by the coding sequence ATGGGAGTTGAAAAGTTGGGAACTTTGATCTTCGTTTCAACGATTACGTGCTTGATTTGCATCTGCCATGGATTCACACCTCAAGATAATTACTTGATCAACTGCGGCTCACCGGCCAATTCGACACTCATGGATCGAGTCTTCATGTCCGATAAGCTCGCCTCCAACTTACTCACCTCTTCTAGCAAACCAGAGATCCTCGCGAGTCAAAGTAACAGCTCCGACGTTTACCAGACGGCGAGAGTCTTCACCGGAGTCGCTACCTACAAATTCTCCGTCGTCGCTCGTGGCCGCCACTGGGTTCGTCTCCATTTCAATCCATTCAATTACCAAAACTACCAAATGGGTTCCGCCAAGTTCGCGGTTTCAACGCAGACTCATGTGCTCTTGAGCGATTACACAGTCAACGGCTCCAAAGTTGTAAAAGAGTACTCTTTGAATGTTGGCACGGATGATCTCGTCCTCACGTTTACTCCCTCTGCTAGTTCGTTTGCGTTTGTGAACGCTATTGAGGTTATATCCGTTCCCGACGCATTGATCGCTTCTTCTCCCGCTCCGAGGCTCGTAGGCGGCTCAGGGATGTTTCAACAGAGCTTGTCAACACAGGCTTTCGAGACAATTCACAGATTGAACATGGGGGGTTCGCTCGTTACGCCTAACAACGACACTCTGACAAGAACTTGGCAGCCTGATTCGGATTTTCTGCTTTCGAAGAATCTAGCCAACACGGTGTCTAAGATTTTGTCGGTTAAATTTGTTCCAGGCTTTGCAACAGAGGACACTGCGCCGAGCACCGTGTATGGTACTTGCACTGAGATGAATAGCTCAGGCGACCCTACTAGCAATTTCAATGTCACGTGGGAGTTCGACGTGGACCCTGGCTTTCAGTACTATTTGCGCTTCCACTTCTGCGATATCGTGAGCGTAGCTCTCAACCAGCTCTATTTCAATGTTTATGTCGACTCAATGCTCGCTGTTATGGACGTTGATCTCAGCACTTACGTGAACACACTGGCTGGTGCATACAACATGGACTTCGTCACCCCCTCGCCGAAAGGTACTAATAAAATCCGCGTTAGCATCGGTCCATCGAATGTCCACACCGATTATCCCGACGGTATTGTGAACGGGTTGGAGATCATGAAGATGAATAACTCTCGAGGCCAGCTCAGCACCGGGACATTTGTTCCAGGTAGTACTAGTTCGGGTACTAAGCAAAAGAGTGTGGGATTGATTGTCGGTGCAACCATTGGTCCGTTGCTCGCGTTAGTCCTCTTGGGAGGTTGTTTTGTGTTGTGTAAGAAGAGGAAGCGCGGCCAAGACGGTCATTCCAAGACATGGATGCCGTTTTCGATAAACGGAATGTCGGTGGGAAGCAAAGTGTCGTATGGAACTACGCTTACAAGTATAACAACCAATGCCAATTACCGTATCCCCTTTGCGACGGTTAAAGATGCTACAAACAACTTCGACGAGAGTCGCAACATCGGTGTTGGAGGTTTTGGTAAAGTCTACAAAGGAGAGCTTAACGACGGCACGAAAGTAGCTGTGAAAAGAGGAAACCCGAAATCTCAGCAAGGGCTTGCGGAGTTCAGGACAGAGATCGAGATGTTGTCGCAGTTCCGTCACCGCCATTTGGTTTCTCTGATTGGTTACTGTGATGAGAACAGCGAGATGATATTGGTTTATGAGTATATGGAGAATGGAACGGTAAAGAGTCATCTCTACGGCTCGGGTCTTCCTAGCTTGACGTGGAAACAACGGCTTGAGATCTGCATTGGTGCGGCTAGAGGATTGCATTACCTTCACACTGGTGACTCGAAACCTGTCATTCACAGAGACGTGAAATCCGCAAACATATTGCTTGACGAGAACTTCATGGCCAAAGTTGCGGATTTTGGACTGTCTAAGACCGGACCTGAGCTTGATCAAACTCATGTGAGTACTGCTGTGAAAGGCAGTTTCGGGTATCTCGACCCCGAGTACTTCAGAAGGCAACAGCTCACTGAGAAATCAGATGTCTACTCCTTTGGTGTGGTTCTCTTCGAGGTTCTTTGTGCTAGACCTGTTATAGACCCGACGCTTCCGAGAGAGATGGTGAATCTTGCGGAATGGGCGATGAAATGGCAGAAGAAAGGGCAGTTAGATCAGATCATCGACCAGTCTCTTCGCGGAAACATCAGACCAGATTCGTTGAGGAAGTTTGCAGAGACTGGTGAGAAATGTTTGGCTGATTATGGAGTCGATAGGCCGTCTATGGGAGATGTGTTGTGGAATCTTGAATACGCTCTGCAGCTACAAGAAGCTGTCATAGACGGTGAACCGGAAGATAACAGCACGAATATGATTGGAGAGTTACCTCCGCAGATCAACAACTTCAGTCAAGGGGACACGAGTGTTAACGTTCCGGGAACCACGGGACTATTTGAGGAATCGAGCATTGATGATCTCTCTGGTGTTTCCATGAGTAAAGTGTTCTCTCAGCTTGTGAAATCCGAAGGAAGATGA